The sequence CCTCTTCTGTCGCCGCGGAAGCAAACAGTGGTGGGTTACGCCTTCGGCTAACCCACCCTACGACTTCATCGGAGCCGCCTCATGGATGCCTCATCCCGCCCCAAGATCGCGGAAACCATCATCCATGAAACGGTGCGCCAGCGCGATGCGCAGATCGGACGCCGCTGCGAAGTCCTCGCCAACACGCGCATCGAATATGCTTCGCTCGGCGACTACTCTTATCTCGGCGAGAATTGCGAGGTCGCCGACGCTTCAATCGGAAAATTCACGGCGATCGCCAATTCGGTGCGGATCGGCGCGCCGAATCATCCGATGGGCCGCCCGTCCCAGCATCGCTTCACCTATGTCCCAGAATATTACGAGGCGAGCGCGACGCGTGACCGCGACTTCTTTGCCGACCGCCGCGGCGATCGCGTCATCGTCGGCAACGATGTCTGGATCGGCCACGCCGCCATCCTGCTGCCGGGCGTCACAATCGGCGACGGTGCGGTGATCGGCGCGGGCGCGGTCGTCAGCCGCGATGTCGCGCCCTACACCATCGTTGGCGGTGTCCCCGCGCGCTCCATCCGCAAGCGCTTTTCTGACACTGTTGCGGACAGCCTGCGCCGCATCGCCTGGTGGGACTGGCCCGATGAGCTTATCTTCGAGCGGCTCGCCGATTTCCGCTCCGAGGCGATCGACGAATTTTGCAGGCGCTACGACCCTGAGGCCAACGCGTAAA comes from Bradyrhizobium diazoefficiens and encodes:
- a CDS encoding DapH/DapD/GlmU-related protein; translated protein: MDASSRPKIAETIIHETVRQRDAQIGRRCEVLANTRIEYASLGDYSYLGENCEVADASIGKFTAIANSVRIGAPNHPMGRPSQHRFTYVPEYYEASATRDRDFFADRRGDRVIVGNDVWIGHAAILLPGVTIGDGAVIGAGAVVSRDVAPYTIVGGVPARSIRKRFSDTVADSLRRIAWWDWPDELIFERLADFRSEAIDEFCRRYDPEANA